In one Colletotrichum destructivum chromosome 2, complete sequence genomic region, the following are encoded:
- a CDS encoding Putative ankyrin repeat-containing domain superfamily — MCPAMDSPGRLPGAGLADLIRTSQLLADRYTLVANSLNTAPVTLASLATECRAVTDALRRFKYLRETIPETLVFDPVLLDQSCHDALHSISNSLSSLDTYSTRIRPATSDSAVDMSSGQLTIVWNEDSLKQILHEIKTSRQSLAFLLNCVPSEHVTSKNHSTFMHSSRLVSWDCAISPAVLNKGSRLRLSTIGPRPRPEVCPVSDISEVHLALKRLKPPPGTLYKQSMRTTKDLHDAIDREDEAAVVKLLLQRIDPSTPRIGSKLSPLRRALNRQIPSLVTFLAVAGADLEDRGDEGDTILISAIKLGYADKIIALLCELGADVNAVDNLGCSAVHHAAMSASDDDTLAVLVHAGGDIDRRDLGTRTPLVAAVQNYRFNAIEKLLEFGADLELRLQNGRTALHVAISMRSTPMTEFLSDQGAYLDRRVNEHTALTYAIATACPDIAEVLIDAGADVDLPSSKGNFPLLAAAAAGDLLTMKLLLSRGAKYDAAGSEGYLPIHMAAHKNRVEVLQLLFKAGSPIDPTTEHGETPLTIAMHLGCFEAAQFLIEVGADVNHSAPGAERIICQALKAGNTRIAMALIRGGADLTTPLLRNTSMTPLHLAAHYGQNDVLATMVSAGVDLDTRTWPGFTPLFSAVKAGHLATVRLLVTAGAYLRARSTSGANLLFFGTAEPAMMKLLIELGLDIHERDHHGATPLHYAAVKGHGATVKLLLQRGAKVVHASAVFETLQDYKKKSPYRQGTPGGLARQKDHVKIARLIEGWKFKT, encoded by the exons ATGTGTCCGGCCATGGACTCCCCGGGACGTCTGCCCGGCGCTGGCCTGGCCGACTTGATACGAACCTCGCAACTGCTTGCCGACCGATACACCCTGGTGGCCAATAGTCTTAACACGGCGCCCGTCACCTTGGCTTCTCTCGCCACCGAATGCCGGGCCGTCACGGATGCCTTGCGCCGATTCAAGTACCTCCGCGAGACGATCCCGGAAACGCTCGTATTTGACCCGGTCCTGCTCGATCAATCTTGCCATGACGCCTTACACTCGATTTCGAACAGCTTGTCGTCGCTCGACACATACAGCACACGCATCCGCCCAGCGACAAGCGACAGTGCTGTTGATATGTCGTCAGGCCAACTCACCATTGTTTGGAACGAAGACTCCCTCAAGCAGATCCTACACGAAATCAAAACCAGCCGCCAATCTCTTGCTTTTCTCCTCAACTGTGTGCCAAG CGAACACGTCACATCCAAAAACCATTCTACCTTTATGCACTCATCTCGCTTGGTGTCGTGGGACTGTGCTATAAGCCCAGCGGTGCTCAACAAGGGCAGCCGCCTGCGCCTATCAACCATCGGCCCACGCCCGCGGCCTGAGGTTTGTCCTGTTAGCGACATCTCCGAGGTTCACTTGGCCTTGAAGAGACTGAAGCCACCGCCCGGCACCCTGTACAAGCAAAGTATGCGAACGACCAAGGACTTACACGACGCCATTGACCGCGAAGACGAAGCTGCAGTGGTGAAGCTGTTGTTACAGCGGATCGACCCGAGCACGCCTCGCATAGGCTCGAAACTTTCGCCTCTACGCCGGGCTCTCAACCGCCAAATTCCATCTCTCGTGACCTTCCTGGCCGTGGCGGGTGCTGACCTCGAGGAccgcggcgatgaaggcgataCAATCCTGATCTCGGCCATCAAGCTCGGATACGCTGATAAAATCATTGCCCTCTTGTGCGAACTTGGCGCGGATGTCAATGCTGTCGACAACCTGGGATGCTCAGCGGTCCACCATGCCGCCATGTCAGCCAGTGACGACGACACCCTGGCTGTGCTTGTACACGCTGGGGGCGATATCGACCGCAGGGACTTGGGAACAAGAACGCCTCTAGTAGCAGCAGTACAAAACTACCGGTTCAACGCCATCGAGAAGCTACTCGAATTCGGTGCTGACCTAGAACTCCGCCTGCAGAACGGCCGGACGGCGCTTCATGTCGCCATATCCATGAGAAGCACCCCCATGACAGAGTTTCTCTCGGACCAGGGCGCCTACCTCGACCGGCGAGTCAACGAGCACACCGCCTTGACTTACGCCATAGCCACGGCCTGCCCTGATATCGCGGAGGTGTTGATCGATGCCGGTGCCGATGTCGACCTGCCTAGTTCAAAGGGGAACTTCCCACTActggcggccgcggccgctgGAGACCTGCTTACCATGAAGCTCTTGCTCTCTCGAGGAGCCAAGTATGACGCCGCTGGCAGTGAAGGATACCTACCCATCCACATGGCAGCTCACAAAAACAGAGTCGAGGTGCTGCAGCTCTTGTTTAAAGCCGGTTCTCCGATCGACCCGACGACCGAACACGGCGAGACGCCCCTCACGATCGCAATGCACCTAGGATGCTTCGAAGCCGCCCAGTTCCtgatcgaggtcggcgccgacgtcaaccACTCGGCGCCCGGAGCGGAGAGGATCATCTGCCAGGCgctcaaggccggcaacACGCGCATCGCAATGGCTCTCATCCGCGGGGGCGCGGACCTCACCACCCCCTTACTACGAAACACCAGCATGACGCCGCTGCATCTGGCAGCCCACTACGGACAAAacgacgtcctcgccacGATGGTCAGCGCCGGCGTTGACCTGGACACCCGAACGTGGCCCGGCTTCACACCGCTCTTTtccgccgtcaaggccggccacCTCGCCACCGTGCGTCTGCTCGTGACGGCCGGCGCATATCTGAGAGCCCGGTCGACCTCAGGCGCCAAcctgctcttcttcggcacCGCAGAACCCGCCATGATGAAGCTCCTGATAGAGCTTGGCCTGGACATCCACGAGCGCGACCACCACGGCGCGACGCCGCTCCACTACGCGGCCGTCAAGGGCCACGGCGCCACGGTGAAGCTCCTCCTGCAGCGGGGCGCCAAGGTGGTGCATGCgagcgccgtcttcgagacGCTTCAGGACTATAAGAAGAAGAGCCCATATCGTCAGGGCACTCCTGGCGGCCTCGCGAGACAGAAGGATCACGTCAAAATTGCTCGACTAATCGAGGGCTGGAAGTTCAAAACATGA
- a CDS encoding Putative intermembrane space protein MIX23, which yields MTQPPPQPHLTPQFCFSTGILRDFLRLSRASIDDSIAQNLNALVTPARAGFDPASTAQRAPRSFPRQIDPQACQNFKDKALFPTWHSRAEVLHYCGVVATSPDPDDPEALLRQIEQAKDKERVVDERLDPYSGRFFPREPRTEQLAMLIRQEKGIENIVRTRTWGMVKQRCGESVDTWEEALEGWRQRTGVKGDGR from the exons ATgacgcagccgccgccccaaCCGCATCTTACGCCACAATTCTGTTTCTCGACAGGAATCCTGCGAG ATTTTCTTAGGCTATCCCGCGCCAGCATCGACGACTCCATAGCCCAGAACCTCAATGCGCTGGTGACACCCGCACGCGCCGGTTTCGACCCCGCATCGACAGCACAGCGAGCACCACGCTCGTTCCCGCGGCAGATAGATCCCCAGGCATGCCAGAACTTCAAGGACAAGGCGTTGTTCCCGACGTGGCATTCCCGCGCAGAGGTCCTACACTACTGTGGAGTCGTCGCGACGAGTCCTGACCCCGACGATCCGGAGGCGCTGCTACGACAGATAGAGCAGGCCAAAGACAAGGAGCGGGTGGTTGATGAGCGTCTAGACCCCTACTCGGGGAGGTTCTTCCCACGCGAGCCGCGGACGGAGCAGCTCGCGATGCTCATACGGCAAGAGAAGGGCATCGAAAACATTGTCCGGACGCGGACCTGGGGCATGGTCAAGCAGAGATGCGGCGAGTCTGTGGACACGTGGGAGGAAGCTCTAGAAGGTTGGCGACAAAGGACGGGCGTGAAGGGGGATGGTCGATGA
- a CDS encoding Putative tetratricopeptide-like helical domain superfamily, acetyltransferase A, auxiliary subunit: MPQPLNSKESSLFRAVIRAYEDKQYKRGLKSADLILKKNPKHGDTMAMKALIMNAQGKTEEAFALGKEALTVDMKSHICWHVYGLLYRANKNFEEAIKAYKFALKLEPESTQIQRDLAILQVQMRDYAGYIQSRTAMLQARSQLRQNWTALAIAHHLAGDLSAAENVLTTYEGTLKSTPSRADYENSEAVMYKNTIIAEQGDYQRALEHLESAAKHSLDRLEFLELRAKYLVKLGKKEEAVAAWEALVDRNADRPAYFEGLESAHGFAEGDQDARKSIYDTYAKKFPRSDAPRRLPLNFLSGDAFRTAAQEYLTLMFNKGVPSTFANLKHLYSDSSKKETLEALAQEYLKSQASSETTNGDRSKGEAAALYFLAQHYNYHLSRDLAKAHEYVDKAIEKVPDSVDFTMTKARIWKHQGNLQKASETMDKARTLDTRDRYINTKAAKYQLRNNENDKALKTVGLFTRADTVGGPLADLLDMQCVWYLTEEGEACARQGDDALALKRFHTIHSIFDVWQEDQFDFHSFSLRKGQIRAYVDMVRWEDHLRDHPFYSRAALDAVAIYLKRADRPLANGVNGDANGDDASERKKAAKKAKKEQQRLEREAADRAAKQDPNKGKATEEPKKKDDDPLGHKLLDAEPLGAAMRFVTPLLQFSPKNIQAQFAGFDVYLRRKKYVLALRCLNAARELDESHPGVHERVVEFAHVVRPALESLPAKVQELIKSEFTPPAGDLKKYNEEYLSSNKSTPSHVVAALKTRRVLGEDRSKTESDLANVVKAPEATFELAAEVYNILKAWRSSEAETLKKAAHDRWPEVTIFA; encoded by the exons ATGCCGCAGCCTCTCAATTCGAAAGAGTCTTCGCTCTTTCGAGCCGTCATTCGCGCCTATGAAGACAAGCAGTACAAGCGCGGCCTCAAGTCGGCCGACCTGATTCTGAAGAAGAACCCCAAGCATGGCGATACGATGGCCATGAAGGCTCTTATTATGAACGCGCAGGGAAAGACCGAGGAGGCCTTCGCGCTCGGCAAGGAGGCGCTGACGGTGGATATGAAGTCGCACATTTGCTGGCACGTCTACGGCCTGCTGTACCGCGCCAACAAGAACTTTgaggaggccatcaaggcctACAAGTTTGCGCTGAAGCTCGAGCCCGAGTCGACCCAGATTCAGCGGGACTTGGCTATCCTCCAGGTCCAGATGCGCGATTATGCCGGATACATCCAAAGCCGTACTGCCATGCTGCAGGCGCGTTCCCAACTGCGCCAGAACTGGACAGCGCTGGCCATCGCCCAccacctcgccggcgacctttcCGCTGCCGAGAACGTCCTGACCACCTACGAGGGCACGCTGAAGTCCACGCCTTCCCGGGCCGATTACGAGAACTCCGAAGCCGTCATGTACAAGAACACCATCATCGCAGAGCAGGGCGACTACCAAAGAGCcctcgagcacctcgagTCCGCTGCTAAGCACAGCCTCGACAGACTCGAATTTTTGGAGCTGCGCGCTAAGTATCTGGTCAAGTTGGGCAAAAAGGAGGAGGCTGTTGCTGCGTGGGAGGCCCTTGTCGACCGCAACGCCGATCGTCCTGCCTACTTTGAGGGCCTGGAGAGCGCCCATGGCTttgccgagggcgaccaggACGCCAGGAAGTCGATCTACGACACATATGCCAAGAAGTTCCCCCGTTCAGATGCACCTCGTCGTCTGCCCCTGAACTTCCTGTCTG GCGATGCTTTCCGCACTGCGGCCCAGGAGTACCTGACGCTCATGTTTAACAAGGGCGTTCCTTCAACGTTCGCCAACCTGAAGCACCTTTACTCCGACTCATCAAAGAAGGAGACCTTGGAGGCGCTGGCTCAGGAGTACCTGAAGTCCCAGGCCTCCTCGGAAACGACCAACGGCGACCGCTCAaagggcgaggccgccgctcTCTACTTCCTCGCTCAACACTACAACTACCACCTGAGTCGCGACCTGGCCAAGGCTCACGAGtacgtcgacaaggccatcgagaaggTCCCCGACAGTGTTGACTTCACCATGACCAAGGCCAGGATATGGAAGCACCAAGGCAACCTCCAAAAGGCTTCCGAGACCATGGACAAGGCCCGCACTTTGGATACCAGAGACCGCTACATCAACACCAAGGCTGCCAAGTACCAGCTGCGTAACAATGAGAACGACAAGGCGTTGAAGACAGTTGGTCTCTTCACCAGGGCAGACACCGTCGGCGGCCCTCTTGCGGACCTCCTCGACATGCAGTGCGTCTGGTACCTGACTGAGGAGGGTGAGGCGTGCGCCAGACAGGGCGACGATGCCTTGGCCCTCAAGCGGTTCCACACCATCCACAGCATCTTTGACGTCTGGCAAGAAGATCAATTCGACTTCCACAGCTTCTCTCTTCGAAAGGGTCAAATCCGTGCCTACGTCGACATGGTCCGGTGGGAGGACCACCTTCGCGACCACCCCTTTTACTCGAGAGCCGCGTTGGACGCCGTTGCCATTTACCTCAAGCGTGCCGATCGCCCCCTGGCGaacggcgtcaacggcgatGCTAACGGCGATGATGCTTccgagaggaagaaggctgccaaaaaggccaagaaggagcagcagcgtctCGAGCGGGAAGCCGCCGACCGCGCAGCAAAGCAGGACCCTaacaagggcaaggccacCGAAGAgccaaagaagaaggacgacgacCCGCTCGGCCACAAGTTGTTGGATGCTGAGcctctcggcgccgccatgcGTTTTGTTACCCCTCTGCTGCAGTTCAGCCCCAAGAACATCCAGGCCCAATTTGCGGGCTTCGACGTATACCTGCGCCGGA AGAAGTACGTTCTTGCCCTGCGTTGTCTGAACGCTGCGCGCGAACTAGACGAGTCTCACCCCGGAGTCCACGAGCGTGTCGTCGAGTTCGCCCACGTCGTCCGCCCGGCCCTCGAGAGTCTGCCGGCGAAGGTGCAAGAACTCATCAAGTCTGAGTTCACCCCCCCTGCCGGCGACCTGAAGAAGTACAACGAGGAGTACCTGTCGAGCAACAAGTCCACGCCCTCTCACGTTGTTGCCGCGCTGAAGACCCGGAGGGTTCTAGGCGAGGACCGATCCAAGACGGAGAGCGACCTCGCCAATGTCGTCAAGGCGCCCGAGGCTACGttcgagctcgccgccgaagtGTACAACATCCTCAAGGCATGGAGAAgcagcgaggccgagacgcTCAAGAAGGCGGCGCATGATCGATGGCCCGAGGTGACCATCTTCGCCTAG
- a CDS encoding Putative glycosyl transferase, family 3, anthranilate phosphoribosyl transferase, whose protein sequence is MASQPPVAGSDAAALPLIDIKPLLKKLWPVPDAGLNVTPDEIAEAISHFFTHQVSDAQAASLLIALHFTNLDRRADVMARSAHVMRRAAAKVDFDDLARVVDRKALAAGRYGGGLCDIVGTGGDAHNTFNISTTASILASSLLLVAKHGNRASTSKSGSADLVNNMQPRPPILMAVSPATLSRVYSATNYGFLFAPVFHPGMRYVAPIRKELPWRTIFNLLGPLANPVEDILEARVIGVARKELGPVFLEALKIGGSKKAMIICGEEELDEVSCAGPTLVWRLAETAPGGEIVTDHFRVQPSDFGLGTHPLNTVSPGKEPAENAEILRRILEGEMADNDPILEFVLMNTATLFVASGICEEETSNMGPGDDGRVITERGPGGGRWKEGVRRARWAVKSGEAWKQWKAFVDVTNSFDQ, encoded by the coding sequence ATGGCCTCTCAACCTCCGGTCGCGGGGtctgacgccgccgccctcccgctCATCGATATCAAGCCCCTCCTCAAGAAGCTGTGGCCCGTCCCGGACGCCGGCCTCAATGTGACCCCGGATGAGATTGCCGAGGCCATTTCCCACTTCTTCACCCATCAGGTCTCCGATGCCCAGgccgcctccctcctcatcgccctGCACTTCACCAACCTTGACCGCCGCGCCGATGTCATGGCCCGCTCCGCCCACGTCatgcgccgcgccgccgccaaggtcgactttgacgacctcgctcgcgtcgtcgaccgcaaggccctggccgccggccgctacggcggcggcctctgcGACATCGTCGGtaccggcggcgacgcccacAACACCTTCAACATCAGCACCACTGCCAGCATCCTCGCCAGCTCCCTGTTGCTCGTAGCCAAGCACGGGAACCGCGCGAGTACCTCAAAGTCTGGCTCCGCGGACCTTGTCAACAACATGCAGCCCCGGCCCCCTATCCTAATGGCCGTCTCCCCCGCCACCCTGTCCCGCGTCTACTCAGCCACCAACTAcggcttcctcttcgcccCCGTCTTCCACCCAGGTATGCGCTACGTTGCTCCCATTCGCAAGGAGCTACCCTGGCGGACAATCTTCAACCTTCTCGGCCCGCTGGCGAaccccgtcgaggacatcctcgaggcccgcgtcatcggcgtcgcgAGAAAGGAGCTCGgccccgtcttcctcgaggccctcaagATTGGCGGCTCCAAGAAGGCCATGATCATCTgcggcgaggaggagttGGACGAGGTCAGCTGCGCGGGGCCTACGCTCGTGTGGAGGCTGGCCGAGACAGCCCCGGGCGGGGAGATTGTGACGGATCACTTCAGGGTGCAGCCGAGCGACTTCGGCCTAGGGACCCACCCTCTGAACACCGTGTCTCCGGGCAAGGAGCCCGCCGAGAACGCAGAGATTCTGAGGAGGATATTGGAgggcgagatggccgacaacgacccTATTCTCGAGTTCGTCCTCATGAACACGGCGACGCTGTTCGTGGCCTCGGGCATCtgcgaggaggagacgagcAACATgggccccggcgacgacggccgcgtcATCACCGAAAGAGGACCTGGCGGGGGACGATGGAAGGAGGGCGTGCGGAGGGCGCGCTGGGCCGTCAAGAGCGGCGAGGCCTGGAAGCAGTGGAAGGCGTTTGTCGACGTCACAAACAGCTTTGACCAGTAA
- a CDS encoding Putative diacylglycerol kinase, catalytic domain, inorganic polyphosphate/ATP-NAD kinase, translating into MANVSGQNDAAPAVTESISESSQSYGKPASRNGSSETINVDGNKSLTWTVENLLLNDPAAKKANRTCGFAGFGASDAPSTHTIPLYNVLWAEQTNQTLVIDYAQQVTKNRVQAATWTFAVDEADGPDVQAWVDTLMTKAYGPAKRSKRAKVLVNPHAGPGGAEKKWRVDCEPLFKAARMPMDVELTTYSGQALEIARGVDIDAFDTIVTCSGDGLAHEVFNGLGQRPDAAQALQKVAVSHIPCGSGNAMSINLYGSYRPSIAALAIIKGVETPMDLISITQGDRRTLSFLSQALGVVAESDLATEHLRWMGGARFTWGFLVRIFEKKCYPCDLAVKVEIEDKPGVKEHYRQYTHRPSSTSLDTAEAPRAQNADAVPSRDAEPHGLPPLRFGTVNDDLPEGWELIPHYKLGNFYCGNMAFMAPDANFFAAALVNDGLMDVVCIDGDMSVPAQLSMLLSVESGKFFDNSLVSYRKISAYRIIPRNQKDGYISIDGEKVPFEPFQAEVHPGLARVISKNGKYEAPGPTGWQNGRVGA; encoded by the exons ATGGCGAACGTCTCTGGGCAAAACGATGCGGCGCCGGCCGTAACCGAGTCCATCTCCGAATCCTCCCAGTCGTACGGCAAACCCGCTTCGCGAAACGGCTCCTCCGAGACGATCAACGTCGACGGCAACAAGTCCTTGACCTGGACTGTCGAGAACCTCCTTCTGAATG ACCCTGCAGCAAAAAAAGCCAATAGGACTTGCGGTTTTGCTGGGTTTGGCGCATCAG ACGCACCATCAACTCACACGATCCCCTTGTACAATGTCCTCTGGGCCGAACAGACGAACCAGACCCTCGTAATCGACTATGCCCAGCAGGTTACGAAGAACAGAGTCCAAGCCGCGACTTGGACCtttgccgtcgacgaagccgatgGTCCCGACGTCCAGGCATGGGTCGACACGCTCATGACCAAGGCGTACGGGCCCGCGAAGCGATCCAAGAGAGCCAAGGTCCTGGTCAACCCGCACGCGGGACCGGGAggcgccgagaagaagtGGCGCGTCGACTGCGAGCCCCTATTCAAGGCCGCGCGCATGCCCATGGATGTTGAGCTGACGACCTACTCGGGCCAAGCACTCGAGATTGCGCGGGGGGTCGACATTGACGCGTTTGACACCATCGTCACCTGCTCGGGCGACGGCTTGGCTCACGAGGTCTTTAATGGCTTGGGCCAGCGTCCggacgcggcgcaggcgcTCCAGAAGGTCGCTGTCTCGCATATTCCCTGCGGCTCGGGCAACGCCATGAGCATCAACCTCTACGGCTCGTACCGGCCATCaatcgccgccctcgccatcatcaagggcgtcgagacACCGATGGATCTGATCAGTATCACACAAGGGGACAGGCGGACGCTCAGTTTCTTGAGCCAGGCGCTTGGTGTCGTGGCCGAGAGCGACCTGGCCACCGAGCACTTGCGGTGGATGGGCGGCGCGCGTTTCACCTGGGGGTTCCTCGTAAGGATCTTTGAGAAGAAGTGCTACCCGTGCGATCTTGCCGTAAAGGTGGAAATCGAGGATAAACCCGGCGTCAAGGAGCACTACAGACAGTACACGCAcaggccgtcatcgacgagccTGGACACGGCCGAGGCCCCGAGGGCGCAGAACGCCGATGCCGTCCCGAGCCGGGATGCCGAGCCGCATGGCCTGCCGCCATTGAGATTTGGCACCGTCAACGACGACCTACCCGAGGGATGGGAACTGATACCCCACTACAAGTTGGGCAACTTTTACTGTGGGAAT ATGGCGTTCATGGCCCCCGACGCCAACTTTTTCGCCGCCGCACTTGTCAACGACGGGCTCATGGATGTCGTCTGCATCGACGGCGATATGTCTGTCCCCGCCCAGCTGAGCATGCTCCTGTCGGTCGAGAGCGGAAAGTTCTTTGACAACTCTCTGGTTTCGTACCGCAAGATCTCGGCTTACCGTATCATCCCGCGGAACCAAAAAGACGGCTACATCAGCATCGACGGAGAAAAGGTGCCGTTCGAGCCCTTCCAGGCAGAGGTCCATCCGGGTCTGGCGAGAGTCATCTCGAAGAACGGCAAGTACGAGGCGCCTGGTCCCACGGGCTGGCAGAATGGCAGGGTTGGAGCCTAG
- a CDS encoding Putative ribosomal RNA processing protein: protein MASQEQNMPFIRNLASSDRKLRTQALSSLQTFLGSHRSLARLDALKLWKGLFYAMWMCDRPVPQQNLAAELAALTLCVRAEDVPVWLAAFWETMAAQWTDIDVLRMEKFLLLVRRTFAAGLQWVRDGAYADARADALLAVYAEYPFELEGDLRKVPVGMRLHGVDIWVDELERLGMLDADAEGGEKAVAFAKRLSQIVEPLKRSPVKTVRAKVAEAVEDERLPWTERKADNEVTDATATGADGAMDEEDDEEWGGIDDK from the exons ATGGCGTCCCAAGAACAGAACATGCCGTTCATTAGGAACCTGGCCTCCAGCG ACCGCAAGCTCCGCACCCAGGCCCTGTCTTCCCTTCAGACATTCCTCGGCTCCCACCGCTCCCTCGCgcgcctcgacgccctcaagcTCTGGAAGGGCCTCTTCTACGCCATGTGGATGTGCGACCGCCCCGTGCCTCAGCagaacctcgccgccgagctcgctgCCCTGACGTTGTGCGtccgcgccgaggacgtgCCCGTCTGGCTCGCCGCCTTCTGGGAGACCATGGCCGCCCAGTGGACCGACATCGACGTCCTCCGCATGGAGAagttcctcctcctcgtccgccgcaccttcgccgccggcctgcaGTGGGTCCGCGACGGCGCCTACGCCGACGCCCGCGCCGACGCTCTGCTCGCCGTCTACGCCGAGTATCCCttcgagctcgagggcgacctGCGCAAGGTCCCCGTCGGCATGCGCCtgcacggcgtcgacatctgggtcgacgagctcgagcgcctcggcatgctcgacgcggacgcggaaggcggcgagaaggccgtcgccttcgccaaGAGGCTGAGCCAGATCGTCGAGCCGCTCAAGAGGTCGCCCGTCAAGACGGTGCGCgccaaggtcgccgaggccgtcgaggacgagaggcTGCCGTGGACGGAGAGGAAGGCCGACAACGAGGTGACCGACGCGACGGCAACAGGGGCCGACGGAgccatggacgaggaagatgatgaagagtGGGGTGGCATCGATGATAAATAG
- a CDS encoding Putative protein kinase — MADGKPLAPGVPSHVFSPVRLGEASEKLSLSEAKVLVADFGVAFCPGQESRFESYTPLEIRPPEARFEPLKPLSFASDIWSLACTIWVILGQRPFLDTFLISQNDATGDQVDALGPLPPEWWEKWETRSRKFAGNGKPKEGRLAWSWDQRFEDSIQEPGHDEGMETLDERERDALFDMVRWMLAFRPEDRPSARQVLETAWMKNWAIPARDKTWE; from the coding sequence ATGGCAGATGGGAAACCGCTCGCACCCGGCGTCCCGTCGCATGTGTTCTCTCCGGTCAGGCTTGGAGAAGCAAGCGAGAAACTATCGCTATCAGAAGCGAAGGTACTGGTTGCAGACTTTGGCGTGGCTTTCTGCCCGGGGCAAGAGTCGAGGTTCGAGTCTTACACACCACTAGAGATACGGCCGCCAGAGGCCCGCTTCGAGCCTTTGAAGCCCCTATCCTTTGCCTCTGACATATGGAGCCTTGCGTGCACGATCTGGGTGATACTCGGACAGCGGCCGTTTCTCGACACTTTCCTCATCTCCCAAAACGACGCCACGGGTGACCAGGTCGATGCCCTGGGACCTTTGCCGCCTGAATGGTGGGAGAAATGGGAGACGCGATCGCGGAAGTTCGCCGGCAACGGAAAACCCAAGGAAGGCCGCCTCGCATGGTCGTGGGATCAGCGCTTTGAAGACAGCATCCAGGAGCCCGGACACGATGAGGGCATGGAGACGCTTGacgagagggaaagggatGCCCTCTTCGACATGGTCCGTTGGATGCTTGCGTTTCGTCCTGAAGATCGGCCGAGCGCCCGTCAAGTTCTAGAGACGGCGTGGATGAAGAACTGGGCGATCCCCGCGCGTGACAAGACTTGGGAGTGA